In Candidatus Methylacidithermus pantelleriae, the genomic window GCTCAAGTTCGTAGCAGCAGAAGATAGCCAGCGCACCTTTGATGTAGGGACAGGACAGGGAAGCCTAGGAGTAAGCTCAACGGCAGCAAGAAGAAGCCGCTGACCATCAAAAGTTACTTTTGCAACAAGAGTATTCACCGATATCCGATCTGACCTGGAGTGGGCATTCCTGGATACCCTCTATCAGGGTGGCTACCGCTTTCCAGATGAGGCTCAGAGGGGAATCTCAGACCCACGGTGCGTTGTGGACTTCTTCTACAAGCCAAACGTCTGTGTATTCTGTGACGGATCGGTACATGAGGAACCAAACCAGCAGGCTCGCGACAACGAGATCCGCCGTCGACTCCGCGCCAGGGGCTACCGGGTCGTGGTCATTCGGTACGATCAGGATCTCAAAGAGCAGATACAGCGTTACCCTGATGTATTTGGCGCATCTTAGAACCGTCTTCTTGGACAAGGCATGAGAAGAGATAAAAGAAAGGATCGATAATCGGAAGTCAGTGTGGCTAGTACACCTTGAGCCTCTTGTACACCGATTCCGACTTGGTTCGGTAACAGAATATCCAACGGAAGGGAGAGTTTGTTGATAAACCAGTGCATAAAAGCCAACATCACTCTCCCACCTTCCCGTTTGTTCTACGTTTAACCCTCCCCTTGCCTTGACCCCGCAAAAAGCCGCTCTGGCGACCCAAGATCGCGGTGTGGATGAGCAGGGCTAGAAAGAGGACTAATGCCACTGCATTAAGCAACCCACCCCAGCGGCGTACGTCTACAGCCACTAGGAGATCACCACCAATACGCAGTGCAAGCGACAGATTCCCCCACCCCAGCGGCATCCGCTGATCTTCCACACCTTCGATAGCCTTAGCCTGACTTCGACACTTTTTCACCGACATTGTGATTTATCAATTACTTACGGAAAGTATGTAGTACGTAATAGATGAAATAATATGTTGACGTGTATTTGTTGTGTTTGGCATACAAGAGTGCGTAGTGTACTTTTGCGAGGTCAAGTCGCGGCAGAAGGGGAAGGTTTACAAGAGCTATTTTATCCGAGAGTCGTATCGGACCGAGAAAGGGCCGCGTTCCCGGACGATCTGCAATGTCACCGCGCTACCCGAAGAGGTCCGGGAGCTGATTCGTTTGGGCTTGCAGGGGAAGAAGGTCGTCGAGGTTGAGAAGCTGGGACTGGAGGAGCAATCGGACTTCGGGGGTCTGGCGGTTTTGCGGGAGGCAT contains:
- a CDS encoding DUF559 domain-containing protein, with product MDTLYQGGYRFPDEAQRGISDPRCVVDFFYKPNVCVFCDGSVHEEPNQQARDNEIRRRLRARGYRVVVIRYDQDLKEQIQRYPDVFGAS